The following coding sequences are from one Asterias amurensis chromosome 8, ASM3211899v1 window:
- the LOC139940388 gene encoding uncharacterized protein: MAELVKRQDHAPMVDHRSPNNPATLPMSDASKQHESPSSSGQCDAKKGSPSGERPQLQWGGARRSSVGDMTKTTVELGHERALQIQEDLLELESDLGEVMKVAIVTKRLDQHKKFDVRHGKMIEVLTSKKFKFVQPELHLQQAQRSSNSDDGTSQDKIKKEFQHGGIVALICDPDSMKLIQHLKSLSVSELSAIGGSTITTFVAKSDNSGGKDCQRCPLSDDIMKELYTENASLKARVKGIAVLGDSLRKTQDELSQTTVKNAKLDKAVSNLQSRLHRVGCDTSVDLAEDEIFIPGHDRTFINSLICENGKLQKDLRELKMKLSGDARISYQKQSEADKDKQLQDLQKDLACKNARIVELEARDAQKDYQRIRGELEEFKTLCTILTPQTRKLQDDLEAAQKKHQEVCAELADWKEKAKNMESRIVRELTQKMSIEDESRVSLSDRLKIGEEQVKQLEKENSRVTDQLREVIGMNTRWQRYNEQRETYVVKLTKTNQQQQSKITVLEQQVRGLEQNINDLNTLLQKMDAGKKKNTDAYVMSLEQQLVQKEDEVIELNEQVATLKVALHTTEKQRGVAQRLEDKEMIQTLKEQLKVYQEDFNQERKDRERLQGNNDILRHRLKESQNMIPPPADIQRFTGSSTGLRGRYYNQPQQPQPRRLIARGLPVYQDPYEASLLPSDVETDGFDETDGSGNELNDDGDQLQCPRCPASFAVTDHSAFMHHVTICLQ, encoded by the exons ATGGCTGAACTagtgaaacgtcaagaccatgCCCCAATGGTGGACCATCGCTCTCCTAACAACCCTGCGACGCTGCCAATGTCTGACGCCTCCAAACAACATGAGTCGCCGTCAAGTTCTGGGCAGTGTGATGCGAAGAAGGGCAGCCCAAGCGGGGAGCGCCCGCAGCTGCAGTGGGGAGGAGCGCGTCGGTCTTCGGTAGGTGACATGACAAAAACCACGGTCGAGTTGGGGCACGAGCGTGCGTTGCAAATCCAAGAGGACCTCTTGGAATTGGAGTCTGACCTAGGGGAGGTCATGAAGGTGGCGATTGTGACCAAACGTCTTGACCAACATAAGAAGTTTGATGTCCGTCACGGAAAGATGATAGAGGTACTGACTTCAAAAAAGTTTAAGTTTGTTCAGCCTGAATTACATTTACAACAAGCTCAAAGAAGTAGTAATTCAGATGATGGAACAAGTCAGGATAAAATCAAAAAAGAATTTCAACATGGTGGTATCGTGGCCCTTATTTGTGACCCTGACTCTATGAAACTGATTCAACATTTAAAATCTCTGTCAGTATCAGAACTATCGGCAATTGGTGGTTCTACTATTACTACATTTGTTGCTAAATCAGATAATTCTGGGGGAAAAGATTGCCAGCGTTGCCCTTTATCAGACGATATCATGAAGGAACTCTATACAGAAAATGCAAGCCTAAAAGCCAGAGTTAAAGGTATTGCGGTTTTAGGTGATTCTTTACGCAAGACCCAAGATGAACTATCCCAAACAACAGTGAAAAATGCCAAGTTAGACAAAGCCGTGAGTAATTTACAGAGTCGCCTTCACCGGGTAGGATGTGACACATCAGTAGACTTGGCCGAGGATGAAATTTTCATTCCTGGCCATGATCGTACTTTTATCAACAGTTTGATTTGTGAGAATGGGAAGTTGCAGAAGGATTTGAGAGAGCTGAAGATGAAGTTGAGTGGCGATGCTAGAATAAGTTATCAAAAACAG AGTGAAGCAGATAAAGATAAGCAACTACAAGATTTACAAAAGGACCTAGCGTGTAAGAATGCCAGAATTGTAGAACTGGAAGCCAGAGATGCTCAGAAAGATTACCAGCGGATTCGTGGTGAACTGGAGGAATTCAAGACCCTGTGCACCATTCTGACGCCCCAGACCAGAAAGCTTCAAGACGACTTGGAAGCAGCGCAGAAAAAACATCAAGAAGTGTGCGCCGAACTTGCCGATTGGAAAGAGAAAGCCAAGAATATGGAGAGTAGAATCGTGAGAGAACTAACACAGAAG ATGTCAATTGAAGACGAGAGTAGAGTCTCCCTGTCGGACAGACTAAAGATCGGCGAGGAGCAAGTCAAACAACTTGAGAAAGAGAACAGTCGCGTGACCGACCAGCTCCGCGAGGTGATTGGCATGAACACGAGGTGGCAACGATACAACGAGCAGCGTGAAACCTACGTCGTGAAACTCACCAAAACCAACCAGCAGCAGCAGTCTAAGATCACCGTCTTAGAGCAGCAAGTACGAGGCTTGGAGCAGAACATCAACGATCTGAACACGCTGCTGCAGAAGATGGATGCTGGGAAGAAGAAGAATACTGATGCTTACGTCATGTCTTTGGAGCAGCAGCTGGTACAGAAGGAAGACGAGGTGATTGAGCTGAATGAGCAGGTTGCAACGTTGAAGGTTGCGCTCCACACGACTGAGAAACAGAGAGGGGTTGCTCAACGCTTAGAAGACAAAGAGATGATTCAAACATTGAAAGAACAG TTGAAAGTCTACCAAGAAGATTTCAACCAAGAAAGAAAAGACAGAGAGCGACTGCAAGGGAACAATGACATCTTGAGACATCGGTTGAAAGAATCCCAAAACATG ATTCCACCCCCTGCTGACATCCAAAGATTCACTGGCTCATCCACAGGACTTAGGGGCCGCTACTACAATCAACcacaacaaccacaaccacgG AGGCTTATTGCGAGAGGATTACCAGTTTACCAAGACCCTTACGAGGCCTCATTGCTGCCGAGCGACGTCGAAACTGATGGCTTCGATGAAACCGACGGATCTGGGAACGAACTCAACGATGACGGGGATCAACTACAATGCCCTCGCTGTCCTGCCAGTTTCGCTGTAACAGATCACTCGGCTTTCATGCACCATGTGACCATCTGCCTTCAGTAA